In Marinilabiliales bacterium, the genomic stretch CGGAGGGACCGGGGGTATATTCATGATAATCGATCCTGCCGGTAACGGGTACGTCGCGTTCACTGTCCGCGTCAGGCCCCTTGCAGGAGGCCAGGGAGATAATAAGTAAAATTATTGAAAAGATTAGTTTCATACGTAAAAATCAAGTTAATCAAATTAATAATCAATGAATTAAGTTTAGCATATTATCGGTATTCAGTGCCTTGAACGTATGGAACCCGCATGGTTTGTTCATGTTATTTTGTGTGCCGAAGGCTGATGCGGGTTTCATGATTGCAAGTTAGGTTGACTAATTAATTATCAGGCAAATGGGCCCCTCACCCTATGTCTGTTATCCTGTCTGCTGAGGGGTCCATTGATTTTTAATAAAGCCTCGCCGCAATGATCAGTGCCAGTCCCACTGCAAAAAACAGGAACATCGCCGTAAGCAATCCATTAACGCCTTTGGCGCCCTTAAATTCTTTCCATATGAACACACCCCAAAGAGCGGCGACCATGGTGGCACCCTGACCCAGTCCGTAAGAAATCGCAAACCCTGCCTGTTCAGCGGCAATTATATTGAGGGTCATTCCCAGGCTCCAGATCGCCCCTCCCAGGATGCCGATCAGATGAAGCCTGCTGTCACCCTTTTTGAAGTAATCGGCATAGGTAACCCTTTCCCCGGTAACGGGCTTATACATGAAAATCGTGTTCCAGATGAAGTTGGATGCCAGGAGACCTATCGCGAATATTACCGATGCGGTGTAGGGGGTTAGCCTTCCCGGTTCCGGACTGGCAAAGTCTGCAACCATCGATGCTGCCACGAACCTGTAGAAGAAGCCCATGAGTAAGCCTGCCAGAAGTGAAATGACAATACCTTTGGTTGGTGATTCTGTCTGGCCCGGGAGCTTCCTGTAAGCCATCGCATCGAGAACAATGGCAACGACAACCAGGGCAACACCGATAAAAAGCAGCACGGGATTGCCCAGGGGAGTGGCTATATAGTTTACTATTACCCCGAGGGCCAGTGCGAGGCCGATACCAATCGGGAATGCCACTGCCATACCGGCAATTGCAATGGCTGCCACAAGCAGGAGATTGGCTATGTTGAACACAACACCACCCAGGAAGGCGGAGCCCAGTGCAGATGCATCTGCCTGGCCTAGATCCTGGATGAAGCTCCGGCCTTCCGTGCCAATGCTTCCGGCTGTAAAAGCCAGCAGAAGTGACAGCAGCAGGACCCCTATCGCGTAATCCCAGTAGAAGAGCTGGAAGGGCCATTTTTTTGTGGCCATTTTCTGGGTGTTGGCCCATGAACCCCAGCATAACATCGTGATAAAGGCCAGAACAACGGCCCAGGCATAAGAATTAATTATTACCATGGCTTTAAGGTTTTAGGTTTTAGGTTTTAGGTTAAAAACAAACATTTGTGCATTATAATCTATTAATTGTACAAATTCTTAACTGAATTACGGACTATAAGCCTTGGCCTGATCATTGTTCTTTCAATCTCCTTTATATCTTTTTTTCCTGATATCATCTCCAGCAACAGGTTAACCGCTCTGCCGGCGATTTTATCCTTTTCCTGCTCAACGGTAGTCATAGGGCTTGCCAGGAGTCCCGAATAAGGCTGATCATCAAATGACACCAGCGAAATATCGTCGGAAATTGACAGTCCCTTTTCGGCAATTGCCCTCATTGCCCCCAGTGAGATAAGGTTGCTGAGTGCAAAGATTGCGGTAGGAGGATTTGCCTTCGACAGCAGCATCTTTGTCTGCAGGTATCCGTTCTCCTCGCCGAAATCATCGCCGACTATAAGGCTGTTGTCGACAGGGATATTGTTTTGCCTCAGAGTGTCCTTATATCCCGATATCCTGTCTGTATTTGCTGATATCCCGGTCTTCCCCTGTATACAAGCGATTATCCGGTGTCCCATTGATATAATATGCTCAGTTGCCTTGCAGGCCCCGAAATAATTGTCGGTAGTAATATAAGGTATAGAGGTGTCGGGGAGGTACCGGTCAATAATGACAACGGGTATTCCGTTTTTGGCGAATTCAGTTACATGGTCACTGTGTGTTCCGACGGGAGCCAGGATAATGCCATCAACCTTCCTGCCTGCAAGAAGGTTCAGGAGTTCGCTTTCGGTGGAAATGTCATCAAGACTGTCGCACAGGAAAATCGAATAACCGTTCTTTCTGGATTCTAATTCGATGGTCTTGGCAACGGAGGAAAAGAACTGGTTGGCAATATCGGGGACTATCAGTCCGATTGTCTCGGTTTTTTCCAGCCTCAGGCCGCGGGCAATCCTGTTGGGATAATAATTATGATCAGCGGCAGCTTTCAGGATTATTTCGGAGGTTTTGGCACTGATGCGGAACTGCTCACTCTTCCCGTTGATAACACGGGATACCGTGCTGACGGAAAACCCCGTCAGAACCGCAAGATCCCTTATATTTTTAACATTATTGCTGATTAGCCGCCTCTGTTTTTGGTTTAAACGAAACAAATATCCAAAATAATTTGATTTAGAACAAACGTTTGTGCAGATAAAAAGCAAATTAAAACCAATATAAATAAGGTTGCTTTTGTTTTTATTTTTTTACTTTTACCTTCGTTATTATTAAGACAAATACCATGCTGCCAAATCAAAGGAGAGAAAAAATACTTGAACTGATCAAAGAGGATGGCCACGCCAGGGTGATCGACCTGAGCAGGATATTTAAGGTTACCGAGGTTACCATTCGCCAGGACCTTGAAAAACTGGAACGTGAGGGGTTTATCAAAAGAGAGCATGGGGGTGCGTTTTTGAAAAATGTAGAATCCCATGTACGGAACATAATGCTGCGTAACCAGGAGAACCTTCCTGACAAGGCCAGTATTGCCCGCAAGGCCGTGGAGCTGATCAGCGACGGCGATACGATTATCCTTGACTCGGGCTCGACCACCACTGAAATAGCCAAACTGATAACCGGCTTCAGGAATCTTACCGTTATCACAAATGCTCTCAATATTGCCCTGATCCTGGGAGGAGATCCGGGTATCAACCTGGTTGTTACCGGTGGTGAGTTCAAGGCCCCGACACTGTCGCTTACCGGACAGAAGGCGGCGGATTTTTTTAATAATCTTCATGTTGACAAACTTTTCCTTGCCACTGCCGGGATCACCCTGAAGGCCGGACTTACATATCCCAGCATAAGCGATATAGTGGTTAAGCGCGCGATGATCGAATCGGCCGATCTGGTTTATCTTGTTGCAGATGCTTCGAAGATAGGCAAGGCTGCATTTGCAAGTCTCGGCTCTTTGTCACTTATCAACTACCTGATTACCGATTCGAAAATAACCGCAAGGGACCGGGCAATGATGAAGGAGCATGAGATTGATCTGATAATAGCAGGATAAACCCTTAAAAATAAAGGTTTCAGATAGTGCGGGAAAATGTTTTTCAGGACAGGTGTATACTGTACCACATTCGAGGCAGGCACTAAATGCACCATTTATACTTCTTTTATTTATTATTATTTTCTTTTGAGGTTTCGCAAATTTTTTATTTATTTGTTTTTGAAGAAATATGCACATGATGGGTTACAGCGACAGGAAACTTGAACAGATATCTGCCAGGATGCGACTTGACCTGCTGCGGTATATAAAACTGGCGGGAGCGGGGCACACCGGCGGGGACCTGTCATGTATTGATATTCTCAATGTACTCTATAACGATGTTCTTAATGTGTCGCCCGGAGCAATTGATGATGCGGACAGGGACCGGTACATACAGAGCAAGGGGCATTCGGTCGAGGCACTGTATGTGGTTCTTGCCTCAAAAGGGTTTTTCCCGGAAAGTGACCTGGAGACTATCGGCAGGTACAGGTCGCATTACGTGGGCCATCCTACCAGGAAAGTGAATGGAATTGAATTCAATACCGGCGCACTGGGTCACGGACTATCAATCAGCGCAGGAATCGCCCTTGCCGGCAAAATGGACAAAAGGAGCTACAGGGTTTTCACTATGCTCGGAGACGGCGAGCTGGCAGAGGGCTCAAACTGGGAGGCGGCCATGTTTGCTGCCCATAACAGGCTGGATAACCTGGTTGCCATACTTGACCACAATAACCTTCAGATAACCGATAAATACTCCAGGGTCTGCAACCCGTCTCCCATTGATGAGAAATTCAAGTCGTTCGGCTGGGGGGTGACAAATGTAGACGGCCATAATATCAAAGATCTGAGGAGAGTATTGTCAAACGTCCCGTTAAGTGAGGGACTGCCAACTCTTATTATAGCCGATACCGTCAAGGGCAGGGGAGTGAGCTT encodes the following:
- a CDS encoding multidrug DMT transporter permease; translated protein: MVIINSYAWAVVLAFITMLCWGSWANTQKMATKKWPFQLFYWDYAIGVLLLSLLLAFTAGSIGTEGRSFIQDLGQADASALGSAFLGGVVFNIANLLLVAAIAIAGMAVAFPIGIGLALALGVIVNYIATPLGNPVLLFIGVALVVVAIVLDAMAYRKLPGQTESPTKGIVISLLAGLLMGFFYRFVAASMVADFASPEPGRLTPYTASVIFAIGLLASNFIWNTIFMYKPVTGERVTYADYFKKGDSRLHLIGILGGAIWSLGMTLNIIAAEQAGFAISYGLGQGATMVAALWGVFIWKEFKGAKGVNGLLTAMFLFFAVGLALIIAARLY
- a CDS encoding LacI family transcriptional regulator, with the translated sequence MLFICTNVCSKSNYFGYLFRLNQKQRRLISNNVKNIRDLAVLTGFSVSTVSRVINGKSEQFRISAKTSEIILKAAADHNYYPNRIARGLRLEKTETIGLIVPDIANQFFSSVAKTIELESRKNGYSIFLCDSLDDISTESELLNLLAGRKVDGIILAPVGTHSDHVTEFAKNGIPVVIIDRYLPDTSIPYITTDNYFGACKATEHIISMGHRIIACIQGKTGISANTDRISGYKDTLRQNNIPVDNSLIVGDDFGEENGYLQTKMLLSKANPPTAIFALSNLISLGAMRAIAEKGLSISDDISLVSFDDQPYSGLLASPMTTVEQEKDKIAGRAVNLLLEMISGKKDIKEIERTMIRPRLIVRNSVKNLYN
- a CDS encoding DeoR/GlpR transcriptional regulator, which codes for MLPNQRREKILELIKEDGHARVIDLSRIFKVTEVTIRQDLEKLEREGFIKREHGGAFLKNVESHVRNIMLRNQENLPDKASIARKAVELISDGDTIILDSGSTTTEIAKLITGFRNLTVITNALNIALILGGDPGINLVVTGGEFKAPTLSLTGQKAADFFNNLHVDKLFLATAGITLKAGLTYPSISDIVVKRAMIESADLVYLVADASKIGKAAFASLGSLSLINYLITDSKITARDRAMMKEHEIDLIIAG
- a CDS encoding transketolase gives rise to the protein MGYSDRKLEQISARMRLDLLRYIKLAGAGHTGGDLSCIDILNVLYNDVLNVSPGAIDDADRDRYIQSKGHSVEALYVVLASKGFFPESDLETIGRYRSHYVGHPTRKVNGIEFNTGALGHGLSISAGIALAGKMDKRSYRVFTMLGDGELAEGSNWEAAMFAAHNRLDNLVAILDHNNLQITDKYSRVCNPSPIDEKFKSFGWGVTNVDGHNIKDLRRVLSNVPLSEGLPTLIIADTVKGRGVSFMENVLKWHHGVPDDAQYEAALKELEERLSELSA